ATAAATTTTTGTAAGCTTACATCTACAGTATATATCTTTTTGTCTATTTTATAGTCCGTCTCCTCAACTGTCAATTTTTTATCCTAAACAGTAGCTTTACTCATTGAGAAATAAGAAATTGATAAAAGAGATTTCTCTATCTTCCCATCAAATTAGAAAAAGTGTTTGACAAGTATCAAACACTTTTTCTTTACTTCCTACTATCTAAAAATCAAATAATAGATATAAAATAAGAGCGACGGAGCATAAGGAATCGCATTATAGAAACTATGACAAACAATGGTAAATCGAAGACTACCCGTAACTCGATAAGCAACTGCAAATAGAAGACCAAGAATACTATACATTAGGAGACTGATGGGGTCACGATGGGATAGAACTAAGTGACTAAGCCCAAAGATGAAAGAAGACAAGATCACATCCAAATAAAACTCCGACTTCGGAAAGAAGGTATTCATAAAATAACCCCTATAGATTGTCTCCTCAACAACAGGTACAATTGAAATGTTAAAGATTAAAAATATAAGACTTGATAGAGTCGTTTCTCTTCCGTTTAAGTATAGTTCTGAAAGAAGGTCTTGGAAAATAAAGCTATAGTCAATCAATCGAATATTCTGCATTCTAAATCCATTTAAAAAAGAATAGATAAGGAAACAAGCTACCAAGAAAGCGAGATAAGACCAGCGCCAACCCTTTTTGTCGAAGATAAAGAGCATCTTCTTCTTTTTCAACCACAAAACGAATAAAAAGAAAATAAGCAACACTTCTCCAACTAGGAAGATTATATAGCTGTCCATTCCTAAACCAAAGGTCCTAGCTAGAGTTATAGCTCCTAATGGCGTTAAATAAATGTACAGGAACATTAAAATCATACAGATTCCTAAATGTATTGTCTTTTTCATTCTTTCTCTCCTAATGATAAACTCTCTATTAGGGCAATATATAGGATATACCATTGATTATTTTCTTATTTATCTAGAGTATTCATGTTTATCCATGCTCTATTATCAAAATAGCTAGAACACATAGTTCTAGCTTTTAAAATTTCTTAGTATTTTCTAAAGCGTTGGTAACGTTCTTCGATAAGTTGGTCGAGTTGTAGTTCTTGCAACCTATCTAGTTCTACACGCAATTCATTTTTAACGCAACCTAGCAGTTCTTTACTTGACAGCCCTGCTTCTGAGATTACCTTGTCTACGATTCCCATTTCTAGAAGTTCATGCGAAGTGATTTTCATCAATTCCGCTGCTTCCATAGCACGACTTCCATCCTTCCAAAGGATAGAGGCAA
This genomic stretch from Streptococcus sp. 1643 harbors:
- a CDS encoding CPBP family intramembrane glutamic endopeptidase; the encoded protein is MKKTIHLGICMILMFLYIYLTPLGAITLARTFGLGMDSYIIFLVGEVLLIFFLFVLWLKKKKMLFIFDKKGWRWSYLAFLVACFLIYSFLNGFRMQNIRLIDYSFIFQDLLSELYLNGRETTLSSLIFLIFNISIVPVVEETIYRGYFMNTFFPKSEFYLDVILSSFIFGLSHLVLSHRDPISLLMYSILGLLFAVAYRVTGSLRFTIVCHSFYNAIPYAPSLLFYIYYLIFR